A single genomic interval of Streptomyces graminofaciens harbors:
- a CDS encoding histidine phosphatase family protein: MTELLLIRHGLPLAGVYDPGLSPEGTAQSERLAAWLVHEDVDALYTSPFRRARETVAPLERLTGMTATVLDDLREWDTDVSHPYTPPEQIGTDDPRAAALAEGRYEDFVPDLDWDAFRARAVRAMDTILDAHPGGRVAVVCHGGITNTYLATVLGLTTMFWFHPGYTSVCRVRRLPGGRIVPHSVNETAHMIAERAVDAVA; the protein is encoded by the coding sequence ATGACCGAACTCCTCCTCATCCGGCACGGCCTCCCCCTGGCGGGCGTGTACGACCCGGGGCTGTCGCCGGAGGGCACCGCCCAGTCGGAGCGCCTCGCCGCCTGGCTGGTGCACGAGGACGTCGACGCCCTGTACACCAGCCCGTTCCGGCGTGCCCGCGAGACGGTGGCGCCCCTGGAGCGGCTCACCGGCATGACCGCGACCGTGCTGGACGACCTGCGCGAGTGGGACACGGACGTCTCGCACCCCTACACGCCACCGGAGCAGATCGGCACGGACGATCCCCGGGCGGCGGCCCTTGCCGAAGGCCGGTACGAGGACTTCGTGCCCGATCTCGACTGGGACGCCTTCCGCGCGCGTGCCGTACGGGCCATGGACACCATCCTCGACGCCCATCCCGGCGGGCGGGTCGCGGTCGTGTGCCACGGCGGCATCACCAACACGTATCTGGCGACGGTGCTCGGGCTGACCACGATGTTCTGGTTCCACCCCGGCTACACCTCGGTCTGCCGGGTGCGGCGGTTGCCGGGCGGCCGGATCGTCCCGCACTCGGTGAACGAGACGGCCCACATGATCGCCGAGCGTGCCGTCGACGCGGTCGCCTGA
- a CDS encoding acetyl-CoA C-acyltransferase produces MPGSVIVAGARTPIGKLMGTLSSASAVDLGAHAIGAALAAVHLDPAAVEAVVMGHVVQAGAGPNPARQAAIRAGVPFSVPASTVNKLCLSGLHAIALADLMIASGRHEVVVAGGMESMSGAPHLLRGARAGWKYGASAVEDALDRDALVCAFDGVSMGAATERYQQPFALTREEQDEYSALSHRRAARAQESGALADEIVPFTVTGRRGETVVDTDEGVRPASTAESLGRLRPAFSGGGTITAGNSSQLSDGAAAVVVMSAERARREGLPPLAGIGAYGTVAGPDPSLLVQPAGAIRDALSRDGRFKAADLDLFEINEAFAGVALASVRELDIPLEKVNVNGGAIALGHPVGMTGARLVLTLAAELRRRGGGSGAAALCGGGGQGDALLLHVPVQA; encoded by the coding sequence ATGCCCGGATCCGTCATCGTCGCCGGAGCAAGAACGCCCATCGGCAAACTGATGGGCACCCTGAGCAGCGCGTCCGCCGTCGACCTCGGCGCCCACGCCATCGGCGCGGCGCTGGCCGCCGTGCACCTGGACCCGGCCGCCGTGGAAGCCGTCGTCATGGGCCATGTCGTCCAGGCCGGGGCCGGCCCCAATCCGGCACGGCAGGCCGCGATCCGCGCCGGAGTCCCGTTCTCCGTCCCCGCGAGCACCGTCAACAAGCTCTGTCTGTCGGGGCTGCACGCCATCGCCCTGGCCGACCTCATGATCGCCTCCGGCCGGCACGAGGTGGTCGTCGCCGGCGGCATGGAGTCCATGTCGGGCGCCCCGCACCTGTTGCGCGGGGCACGCGCCGGCTGGAAGTACGGTGCGTCCGCCGTCGAGGACGCTCTCGACCGCGACGCGCTCGTCTGCGCCTTCGACGGCGTCTCCATGGGCGCGGCCACCGAGCGGTACCAGCAGCCGTTCGCGCTGACCCGCGAGGAGCAGGACGAGTACAGCGCGCTCTCCCACCGACGGGCCGCCCGCGCCCAGGAGTCCGGCGCGTTGGCCGACGAGATCGTCCCGTTCACGGTGACGGGACGGCGCGGCGAGACGGTGGTGGACACCGACGAGGGCGTACGGCCGGCAAGCACCGCCGAGAGCCTGGGACGCCTGAGACCCGCCTTCTCCGGCGGGGGCACCATCACCGCGGGCAACTCCTCACAGCTCTCCGACGGCGCCGCGGCCGTCGTCGTGATGAGCGCGGAACGGGCCCGGCGGGAGGGTCTGCCCCCGCTCGCCGGGATCGGTGCCTACGGCACGGTCGCGGGCCCCGACCCCTCTCTCCTGGTCCAGCCGGCCGGCGCGATCCGCGACGCCCTGTCCCGGGACGGCCGGTTCAAGGCCGCCGATCTGGATCTGTTCGAGATCAACGAGGCGTTCGCCGGAGTGGCCCTCGCCTCCGTACGAGAACTGGACATCCCCTTGGAGAAGGTGAACGTCAACGGCGGCGCCATCGCCCTCGGCCACCCGGTCGGCATGACCGGCGCCCGCCTGGTGCTGACCCTCGCGGCGGAGCTGCGGCGACGCGGAGGAGGCAGCGGAGCGGCGGCCCTGTGCGGGGGCGGCGGCCAGGGCGACGCGCTGCTGCTGCACGTGCCTGTACAGGCCTGA
- a CDS encoding PDR/VanB family oxidoreductase, giving the protein MNDHPPLAETILTVATRAPAADGVVSLTLRRPDGEALPSWTPGAHIDVLLEGDGGGLIRQYSLCGHPEEHEAWQIAVLREPRSRGGSAYVHDHVREGSTVRVRGPRNNFPLRPAARHLFVAGGVGITPILPMVEAAEAAGADWRLLYGGRTRTSMAFLDRLAPYGDRVLIRPQDEYGLLDLAAFLGPAEPDTLVHACGPEPLLRAVQEQSAGWPPGTLGVERFAPVEAAGAGPAEAFEVELARSGLTLTVPPDRSVLEAVEEAGVAVDFSCREGTCGTCETDVLVGRPDHRDSLLTEEERAAGDTMLICVSRSCGPRLVLDL; this is encoded by the coding sequence ATGAACGACCATCCGCCCCTGGCCGAGACGATCCTCACCGTGGCGACCCGCGCCCCCGCCGCCGACGGTGTCGTCTCCCTCACCCTGCGCCGCCCGGACGGCGAGGCACTCCCCTCCTGGACCCCGGGTGCCCACATCGACGTACTGCTGGAAGGCGACGGCGGTGGCCTGATCCGTCAGTACTCCCTGTGCGGGCACCCTGAGGAACACGAGGCCTGGCAGATCGCCGTGCTGCGCGAGCCGAGAAGCCGCGGCGGCTCCGCGTACGTCCACGACCACGTGCGCGAAGGCAGCACCGTCCGGGTCCGCGGACCACGGAACAACTTCCCGCTGCGGCCCGCCGCACGCCATCTGTTCGTCGCGGGTGGCGTCGGCATCACGCCGATCCTTCCCATGGTCGAGGCCGCCGAGGCCGCGGGGGCCGACTGGCGCCTGCTGTACGGCGGCCGCACCCGTACCTCCATGGCGTTTCTGGACCGTCTCGCCCCGTACGGGGACCGCGTCCTGATTCGCCCTCAGGACGAGTACGGCCTGCTGGACCTCGCCGCCTTCCTCGGCCCGGCCGAGCCGGACACCCTGGTGCACGCCTGTGGTCCCGAACCCCTGCTGAGGGCCGTGCAGGAGCAGTCCGCGGGCTGGCCCCCGGGCACTCTGGGCGTCGAGCGGTTCGCCCCGGTCGAGGCCGCCGGAGCCGGCCCGGCCGAGGCCTTCGAGGTGGAGCTCGCCCGTTCCGGGCTCACCCTCACCGTGCCGCCGGACCGCTCGGTGCTCGAGGCCGTGGAGGAGGCCGGCGTCGCGGTGGACTTCTCCTGCCGGGAGGGCACGTGCGGCACCTGCGAGACCGACGTGCTCGTCGGCCGGCCCGACCATCGCGACTCCCTGCTGACCGAGGAGGAGCGGGCAGCCGGCGACACCATGCTCATCTGCGTCTCCCGCTCGTGCGGGCCTCGTCTGGTCCTCGACCTGTGA
- the icmF gene encoding fused isobutyryl-CoA mutase/GTPase IcmF has product MSDLHQPVHPVRLVTASALFDGHDASINIMRRIFQSQGAEVIHLGHNRSVREVVDAALEEDAHGVAVSSYQGGHVEYFEYLVESLRERGAEHVRVVGGGGGVIVPEEIARLRGSGVTIFSPEDGQRMGLAGMVNSVVKDCDFDLWDCGPVDAAAVLAGDRFAIARAITGAELGKLPPDLLGQLRAAAAARVAPVLGITGTGGSGKSSLTDELVRRFRVDQQDKLRIAVIAVDPTRRRGGGALLGDRIRMNALDGNRVFFRSLATRGSRELPEHLSDVIDVVKAAGFDLVIVETPGIGQGDAAIVPFVDTSLYVMTPEFGAASQLEKIDMLDFADVAAINKFERRGAKDALRDVGRQLVRNREAFGMRPEDMPVYGTSAATFNDDGVTALYQHLRTTLAEKGLALSEGTLAPVDVRHSSGIRQVVPPDRVRYLAEVTETIRAYHAETDRLAEAARRVQRLDLVRGELVETGSDAGNVESLLDDARRRLPRDITEQIENWPAVIASYSGDEQVVRVRDREIRTRLTRESLSGNKIPRVALPRFTDHGELVRFWRRENLPGHFPFTAGVFPFKRDGEDPARMFAGEGDPFRTNRRFKLLSEGQPATRLSTAFDSVTLYGRDPDERPDVYGKVGTSGVSVATLGDMKALYDGFDLVAPTTSVSMTINGPAPTILAFFLNTVIDQRVEGFRAAEGRDPSPEETAELCAHALANVRGTVQADILKEDQGQNTCLFSTEFSLRMMADIQEWFIAHKVRNFYSVSISGYHIAEAGANPISQLAFTLANGFTYVEAYLARGMRIDDFAPNLSFFFSNGMDPEYTVLGRVARRIWAVAMKEKYGANERSQKLKYHVQTSGRSLHAQEMDFNDIRTTLQALIAIYDNCNSLHTNAYDEAVTTPTEESVRRALAIQLIINREWGLAMNENPLQGSFVIDELTDLVEEAVLQEFERISERGGVLGAMETGYQRGRIQDESMLYEQRKHDGTLPLIGVNTFRNPHADTAEPGVIELARATEEEKQSQLDRVRDHQARHQGQAHTALTALKDAAVGDRNVFAVLMDAARVCSLQQITEAFFEVGGQYRRNV; this is encoded by the coding sequence ATGAGTGATCTGCACCAACCCGTGCACCCTGTCCGCCTGGTGACCGCTTCGGCCCTGTTCGACGGACACGACGCGTCGATCAACATCATGCGACGGATCTTCCAGTCCCAGGGCGCCGAGGTGATCCACCTCGGGCACAACCGGTCGGTGCGCGAGGTCGTGGACGCGGCGCTGGAGGAGGACGCGCACGGCGTGGCGGTCTCGTCCTACCAGGGCGGGCACGTCGAGTACTTCGAGTACCTCGTCGAGTCGCTGCGCGAGCGGGGAGCGGAACACGTCCGCGTGGTGGGCGGCGGAGGCGGCGTCATCGTGCCCGAGGAGATCGCCCGGCTGCGCGGGAGCGGGGTGACCATCTTCTCCCCGGAGGACGGCCAGCGGATGGGCCTGGCCGGGATGGTCAACTCGGTGGTGAAGGACTGCGACTTCGATCTCTGGGACTGCGGGCCGGTTGACGCGGCCGCCGTACTCGCGGGCGACCGGTTCGCGATCGCCCGCGCCATCACAGGTGCGGAGCTCGGCAAACTGCCCCCGGATCTCCTGGGACAGTTGCGTGCCGCGGCGGCGGCACGGGTCGCGCCGGTGCTCGGCATCACCGGCACCGGCGGCTCGGGGAAGTCCTCACTGACCGACGAACTGGTGCGCCGCTTCCGCGTCGACCAGCAGGACAAGCTGCGGATCGCGGTGATCGCGGTCGACCCGACCCGCCGCCGGGGCGGAGGCGCGCTGCTCGGTGACCGGATCCGTATGAACGCCCTCGACGGGAACCGGGTGTTCTTCCGGAGCCTGGCCACCCGCGGCAGCCGTGAGCTGCCCGAGCACCTGTCCGACGTGATCGACGTGGTCAAAGCGGCCGGGTTCGACCTGGTGATCGTGGAGACGCCGGGCATCGGGCAGGGCGACGCGGCGATCGTGCCGTTCGTCGACACCTCGCTGTACGTGATGACGCCGGAGTTCGGTGCCGCCTCGCAGTTGGAGAAGATCGACATGCTCGACTTCGCCGACGTCGCGGCGATCAACAAGTTCGAACGGCGCGGCGCCAAGGACGCGCTGCGCGACGTCGGCCGCCAACTGGTCCGCAACCGCGAGGCGTTCGGCATGCGGCCCGAGGACATGCCGGTGTACGGCACCTCCGCGGCCACCTTCAACGACGACGGCGTCACCGCGCTCTACCAGCATCTGAGGACCACCCTGGCCGAGAAGGGGCTTGCGCTGTCCGAGGGCACGCTGGCGCCGGTCGACGTCCGCCACTCCTCCGGCATCCGCCAGGTGGTTCCCCCGGACCGGGTTCGCTACCTCGCCGAGGTCACCGAGACGATCCGCGCGTACCACGCCGAGACGGATCGGCTCGCCGAGGCGGCCCGGCGGGTGCAGCGCCTGGACCTGGTCCGGGGCGAACTCGTCGAGACCGGCTCCGACGCCGGGAATGTGGAGTCCCTGCTGGACGACGCCCGCAGGCGCCTCCCGCGCGACATCACGGAGCAGATCGAGAACTGGCCCGCCGTCATCGCCTCCTACTCCGGCGACGAGCAGGTGGTGAGGGTCCGGGACAGGGAGATCCGCACCAGGCTGACGCGCGAGTCCCTCTCGGGCAACAAGATCCCCCGCGTAGCGCTGCCCCGTTTCACCGACCACGGAGAGCTGGTGCGGTTCTGGCGTCGCGAGAACCTGCCCGGCCACTTCCCCTTCACCGCCGGGGTGTTCCCCTTCAAGCGCGACGGCGAGGACCCGGCACGGATGTTCGCGGGCGAGGGCGACCCGTTCCGCACCAACCGTCGCTTCAAGCTGCTCTCCGAAGGCCAGCCGGCCACCCGCCTGTCCACCGCGTTCGACTCGGTCACCCTCTACGGCCGCGACCCGGACGAGCGTCCCGACGTCTACGGGAAGGTCGGCACCTCGGGAGTGTCGGTGGCGACTCTGGGAGACATGAAGGCGCTCTACGACGGCTTCGACCTGGTCGCGCCGACGACCTCGGTCTCCATGACGATCAACGGGCCCGCACCGACCATCCTGGCGTTCTTCCTCAACACCGTCATCGACCAGCGGGTCGAGGGCTTCCGCGCCGCCGAGGGCCGCGACCCGTCGCCCGAGGAGACGGCCGAACTGTGTGCGCACGCGCTGGCGAACGTGCGCGGCACGGTGCAGGCCGACATCCTGAAGGAGGACCAGGGCCAGAACACCTGCCTGTTCTCCACGGAGTTCTCCCTGCGGATGATGGCCGACATCCAGGAGTGGTTCATCGCCCACAAGGTCCGCAACTTCTACTCGGTGTCCATCTCCGGCTACCACATCGCCGAAGCCGGGGCCAACCCCATCAGCCAGCTGGCCTTCACCCTGGCCAACGGCTTCACCTACGTCGAGGCCTACCTGGCCCGGGGCATGCGCATCGACGACTTCGCCCCGAACCTCTCGTTCTTCTTCTCCAACGGCATGGATCCGGAGTACACGGTGCTGGGCCGGGTGGCCCGCCGTATCTGGGCCGTGGCGATGAAGGAGAAGTACGGCGCGAACGAGCGCAGCCAGAAGCTGAAGTACCACGTCCAGACCTCCGGCCGCTCCCTGCACGCCCAGGAGATGGACTTCAACGACATCCGCACCACGCTGCAGGCACTCATCGCCATCTACGACAACTGCAACAGCCTGCACACCAACGCCTACGACGAGGCGGTCACCACCCCCACCGAGGAATCCGTACGCCGGGCCCTGGCCATCCAGCTGATCATCAACCGGGAATGGGGCCTGGCCATGAACGAGAACCCCCTCCAGGGTTCGTTCGTCATCGACGAACTCACGGACCTCGTCGAAGAGGCGGTACTCCAGGAGTTCGAGCGCATCAGCGAACGCGGCGGCGTCCTCGGCGCGATGGAGACCGGCTACCAGCGCGGCCGCATCCAGGACGAGTCGATGCTCTACGAACAGCGCAAGCACGACGGCACCCTGCCCCTCATCGGCGTCAACACCTTCCGCAACCCCCACGCCGACACCGCCGAACCCGGCGTCATCGAGCTGGCCCGCGCCACCGAAGAGGAGAAGCAGTCCCAGCTGGACCGCGTACGGGACCACCAGGCCCGCCACCAGGGCCAGGCCCACACCGCCCTGACCGCCCTCAAGGACGCGGCGGTCGGCGACCGCAACGTCTTCGCCGTGCTCATGGACGCCGCCCGGGTCTGCTCGCTCCAGCAGATCACCGAGGCCTTCTTCGAGGTCGGCGGCCAGTACCGCCGCAATGTCTGA
- a CDS encoding 3-hydroxybutyryl-CoA dehydrogenase: protein MDPVTRLGVVGCGLMGSGIAEVAALRGIDVRVAEATHDAVEAGRRRITASLDRGVRRGKLGEEQRDQALTRLSFTHDLSDMADRQFVIEAVAENRDIKTDVLRALDKAVEDPAAILATNTSSIPIVDLAIATERPGQLIGMHFFNPVPVQQLVELIPALTTSQETVKRTRDFARQLDKQAIQAPDRSGFVVNALLVPYLLSAVRMVESGAARPDDIDQGMELGCAHPMGPLRLLDLIGLDTAQAVAESMYEEFKEPLYAPPALLRRMVAAGHLGRKSGRGFHTYDA, encoded by the coding sequence ATGGATCCCGTCACCCGTCTCGGCGTCGTCGGCTGTGGCCTCATGGGCTCCGGCATCGCCGAAGTCGCCGCCCTCAGAGGCATCGACGTCCGTGTCGCCGAAGCCACCCACGACGCCGTCGAGGCCGGCCGACGCCGTATCACCGCCTCCCTCGACCGGGGCGTACGGCGTGGCAAGCTCGGCGAGGAACAGCGGGACCAGGCCCTCACCCGACTCTCCTTCACCCACGACCTCAGCGACATGGCCGACCGCCAGTTCGTCATCGAGGCCGTCGCCGAGAACCGTGACATCAAGACCGACGTCCTGCGCGCCCTGGACAAGGCGGTCGAGGACCCCGCCGCGATTCTGGCCACCAACACCTCCTCGATCCCCATCGTCGACCTCGCCATCGCCACCGAGCGACCCGGGCAACTCATCGGCATGCACTTCTTCAACCCCGTGCCCGTGCAGCAACTGGTCGAGCTCATCCCCGCCCTGACCACCAGCCAGGAAACCGTGAAGCGCACCCGCGACTTCGCCCGGCAGCTGGACAAACAGGCCATCCAGGCTCCCGACCGCTCCGGCTTCGTCGTCAACGCCCTCCTCGTGCCCTACCTGCTCAGCGCGGTACGGATGGTGGAGTCGGGCGCCGCACGCCCGGACGACATCGACCAGGGCATGGAGCTCGGCTGCGCCCACCCCATGGGACCTCTGCGCCTGCTCGACCTCATCGGTCTCGACACCGCCCAAGCGGTGGCCGAGTCGATGTACGAGGAGTTCAAGGAACCGCTGTACGCACCGCCCGCCCTGCTGCGCCGCATGGTCGCCGCAGGCCACCTCGGCCGCAAGAGCGGCCGCGGCTTCCACACCTACGACGCTTGA
- a CDS encoding histidinol-phosphate transaminase has protein sequence MVRVRASLSQLPAYVPGRKLPGAIVLASNESPYGLLPGVAGTLTEAAYGVSRYPDLQAASLVEALAAHHGVEPDRIAVGAGSSEVCGQLLHTVVGPGDEVVFGWRSFEAYPILTAVAGGTAVRVPLRDHALDLDAMAAAITSRTRLVFVCNPNNPTSTAVGARALTDFANRVPRDVLIVVDEAYREYADPDRVPDGLALLGDRPNVAVLRTFSKAYGLAGLRVGYCVAPPGIAAHVRRTQVPFSVSALAQRAAVVALGEGAEVARRAALTVAERDRVTARLRALGHDVPDSRSNFVWLPLGGDSGDFALHCLDGKVVVRPFPGEGVRVTIGLPEENDALLALAASWRG, from the coding sequence ATGGTGCGTGTCCGTGCGTCCCTGTCCCAGTTGCCCGCCTACGTCCCGGGCCGCAAACTGCCCGGGGCGATCGTGCTGGCCAGCAACGAGTCCCCTTACGGATTGCTGCCGGGGGTGGCCGGAACCCTCACGGAGGCCGCCTACGGCGTGTCGCGGTACCCCGATCTGCAGGCCGCCTCCCTCGTCGAGGCCCTGGCCGCGCACCACGGGGTCGAGCCGGACCGGATCGCGGTGGGCGCCGGGTCCTCCGAGGTGTGCGGGCAGTTGCTGCACACGGTCGTCGGGCCCGGTGACGAGGTGGTCTTCGGTTGGCGGTCGTTCGAGGCGTACCCGATCCTCACCGCCGTCGCGGGCGGTACGGCCGTACGGGTGCCGCTGCGCGACCACGCCCTCGACCTCGACGCCATGGCCGCGGCGATCACCTCCCGCACCAGGCTGGTCTTCGTGTGCAACCCCAACAACCCGACCTCCACGGCGGTCGGCGCGCGGGCCCTGACCGACTTCGCGAACCGGGTGCCGCGGGACGTGCTGATCGTCGTCGACGAGGCCTACCGCGAGTACGCCGATCCCGACCGGGTCCCCGACGGCCTCGCCCTCCTCGGCGACCGGCCGAACGTGGCGGTGCTGCGCACCTTCTCGAAGGCGTACGGACTGGCGGGGCTGCGCGTCGGCTACTGCGTCGCGCCGCCCGGGATCGCCGCGCACGTGCGCCGCACGCAGGTGCCGTTCAGCGTCAGCGCCCTCGCCCAGCGGGCCGCCGTCGTCGCCCTCGGCGAAGGCGCGGAGGTCGCCCGGCGGGCCGCCCTCACGGTCGCCGAACGCGACCGGGTCACCGCGCGGCTGCGCGCGCTGGGGCACGACGTGCCCGACTCCCGGTCCAACTTCGTCTGGCTGCCGCTCGGCGGCGACAGCGGGGACTTCGCCCTGCACTGCCTGGACGGGAAGGTCGTGGTCCGCCCGTTCCCGGGCGAGGGCGTCCGGGTGACGATCGGGCTGCCGGAGGAGAACGACGCCCTGCTCGCGCTGGCTGCGAGCTGGAGAGGCTGA
- a CDS encoding aldehyde dehydrogenase family protein — protein sequence MRPGPYEQHRELLQSVVRAIAAGECRRPFTEATGQDAADAGMRSTRTAGKVFRSLLGRSFDLGLGQPGGLGLVCTESSPYGVGPAVAYARCDPAELVAAAGRAAAGWRAAGPYERAVLAVEILRRLNTRSHELALAVHHTTGQPLQAAFRAAGPHAQDRALEAVAQAFAESERVPADLRWESTERGGQPRALRGTCTLVPRGVSLLVGCPDFPLWNGYPGLFASLVTGNPVVVAPHPRSVLPLAITVRVARQVLAEAGHSPDLVTLAVADPERQVHRRLATDPAVRIVDFTGSARFADWLEQHARQAVVFANRTGLNTVVIDSTDDYRGLVRGLALSSCRCNGTVRTTPQNILVPERGFDTDEGHKTLRDLGADIGDAVDRLLGHPARVARVLGAVTADEVRGALTEAARCGPILHASGPVTHTEHAQADLRSPLLVRLNASDERIYTREWPGLVSFLVGTDSTSHSLALLRSTVARHSALYASVHSTDPLVLAAAETAALDAGVHLVENLDDLPTDPSSARADLPGAGAHFITGRFRVVRSRRHAPAAAPVPAPARPAVAARSSAATAELLDV from the coding sequence ATGCGCCCCGGTCCCTACGAACAGCACCGCGAGCTGCTCCAGAGTGTCGTTCGCGCGATCGCCGCCGGTGAGTGCCGCCGCCCCTTCACCGAGGCGACCGGCCAGGACGCGGCCGACGCGGGCATGAGGTCGACCCGCACCGCGGGCAAGGTGTTCCGCTCGCTGCTGGGACGGTCCTTCGACCTGGGGCTGGGGCAGCCCGGCGGGCTCGGCCTCGTGTGCACGGAGTCGTCGCCGTACGGCGTCGGTCCGGCCGTCGCCTACGCGCGCTGCGACCCCGCGGAGCTGGTCGCGGCGGCCGGGCGGGCGGCGGCCGGATGGCGGGCGGCCGGGCCGTACGAGCGCGCCGTGCTCGCCGTGGAGATCCTGCGCCGACTCAACACCCGCAGCCACGAACTGGCCCTCGCGGTCCACCACACCACCGGCCAGCCCCTCCAGGCTGCCTTCCGCGCCGCCGGGCCGCACGCCCAGGACCGTGCCCTGGAGGCGGTGGCGCAGGCCTTCGCCGAGTCGGAACGTGTCCCGGCCGATCTGCGCTGGGAGAGCACCGAACGCGGTGGGCAGCCGCGCGCGCTGCGGGGCACCTGCACCTTGGTGCCCCGCGGGGTGTCGCTGCTCGTCGGCTGTCCCGACTTCCCCCTCTGGAACGGGTATCCGGGCCTGTTCGCCAGCCTGGTGACCGGCAACCCGGTTGTCGTGGCCCCCCATCCGCGCTCGGTGCTGCCGCTGGCGATCACGGTGCGGGTCGCCCGGCAGGTGCTCGCTGAGGCCGGTCACTCCCCGGACCTCGTGACACTGGCGGTGGCGGATCCGGAACGGCAGGTGCACCGGCGGCTGGCCACGGACCCGGCGGTGCGCATCGTCGACTTCACCGGCTCCGCGCGCTTCGCCGACTGGCTGGAGCAACACGCCCGCCAGGCCGTCGTGTTCGCCAACCGGACCGGGCTGAACACCGTGGTCATCGACTCGACCGACGACTACCGGGGCCTGGTACGGGGTCTCGCCCTCTCCTCGTGCCGGTGCAACGGCACGGTGCGCACCACGCCGCAGAACATCCTGGTACCGGAGCGTGGCTTCGACACCGACGAGGGGCACAAGACGCTGCGGGACCTCGGGGCCGACATCGGTGACGCCGTGGACCGGCTGCTCGGGCATCCCGCCCGCGTGGCCAGGGTGTTGGGCGCGGTCACCGCCGACGAGGTGCGCGGCGCTCTGACGGAGGCCGCGCGGTGCGGCCCCATACTGCACGCCTCCGGCCCCGTGACCCATACCGAGCACGCGCAGGCCGATCTGCGCAGCCCGCTGCTGGTGCGGCTGAACGCCTCCGACGAGCGGATCTACACGCGCGAGTGGCCGGGACTCGTCTCCTTCCTGGTGGGCACCGACTCGACCTCGCACAGCCTCGCTCTCCTGCGCAGCACCGTGGCGCGGCACAGCGCGCTCTACGCCTCGGTGCACTCCACCGACCCGCTGGTGCTGGCGGCGGCCGAGACGGCGGCGCTGGACGCCGGGGTGCATCTCGTGGAGAACCTCGACGACCTGCCCACCGACCCGTCCTCGGCTCGCGCCGACCTGCCGGGCGCCGGCGCCCACTTCATCACCGGGCGGTTCCGCGTGGTGCGCTCGCGGCGGCACGCACCGGCGGCGGCTCCCGTCCCGGCACCGGCCCGGCCGGCGGTCGCCGCGCGGAGCTCCGCCGCCACCGCCGAGCTGCTCGACGTATGA
- a CDS encoding Lrp/AsnC family transcriptional regulator: MSEEISSPGVAAGRTAVPLDDIDRQILTRLLQDGRISVRALAEQVHISRANAYTRIGRLVAEDVITGFTAQLNAQRAGLGTSAYVTMSIDQNAWRDISRELRAIPYVEHVVLLTGDFDVLVLVRAPDNLALRKVVLESIQAVPGVRSTRTWLVFDEVRGRGATWTD, encoded by the coding sequence GTGTCCGAGGAAATCTCATCGCCGGGGGTGGCGGCCGGACGAACTGCCGTCCCGCTCGACGACATCGACCGGCAGATCCTGACCCGACTCCTCCAGGACGGCCGGATCTCGGTCCGCGCCCTCGCCGAGCAGGTCCACATCTCCCGGGCCAACGCCTACACACGCATCGGCCGACTCGTGGCCGAGGACGTCATCACGGGCTTCACCGCGCAGCTCAACGCCCAGCGGGCCGGCCTCGGCACAAGCGCATACGTGACGATGAGCATCGACCAGAACGCCTGGCGCGACATCTCCCGCGAACTGCGCGCCATCCCGTACGTGGAGCATGTCGTCCTCCTCACGGGCGACTTCGACGTGCTGGTGCTCGTGCGCGCGCCGGACAACCTGGCGCTGCGCAAGGTGGTGCTGGAGAGCATCCAGGCGGTGCCGGGTGTGCGCTCGACCCGCACCTGGCTCGTCTTCGACGAGGTGCGGGGGCGCGGCGCCACCTGGACGGACTGA